In Alteromonas sp. RKMC-009, the genomic stretch CTTCAGCCAGATGGCTGTTATCTTAGCGGCAACCACTGCTTACCCAACTATTTCTCAGGAACTGCCGGCTTCTATGCCTGTGATACCTGCTATGAATACCCTTGAACTGTCTGTAGAAATGGTCAGTGTTCAGGAACAAGTTAAGGCTGTTCTGGCCGCAGAAGTGCAACAGCACGTTGCCAGTACACTTATCGCGATGAACGAAAAAGACGATCGCGACGCTAAGGAAGATAACCGCAGCGAATAAGCCCTTTTTCACACCTGATTCGGTGCCCGGCAACAGTGTTGCCGGGCACCGTCTTCAGCGTTTCATTTAGTTTGCACTGGTATCCAGCGGCGCAAACCCCTTCACTAGCTCATCTAACGCTTTCATTTGCTGCAAATACGGTTCCAGCTTTGACAATGGCAACGCACATGGTCCGTCACATTTCGCTTCATCCGGATTCGGATGCGCTTCGATAAATAAACCGGCAAGACCTAAAGCCATACCACTACGCGCCAGTTGCGCAGCCTGTGCACGGCGGCCATCTGCTGAAGTAGCTCTGCCTCCCGGCATCTGCAACGCATGAGTTGCATCGAAAATTACAGGTGCATACGCTTTCATTGCATCCATGCCCAGCATATCGACAACCAGGTTGTTATATCCAAAGCAACTGCCCCGTTCACACAGGATCACTTTATCGTTACCGGCTTCCCCGAGTTTACCGATAATATGACGCATTTCATGGGGAGCCAGAAACTGGGGTTTCTTCACATTAATGACCGCACCGGTCTCTGCCATTGCCACCACCAGATCGGTCTGGCGGGCGAGAAAGGCCGGTAGCTGAATAACATCCGCGACTTCCGCCACAGGTGCCGCCTGATGAGGCTCATGGACATCGGTGATCACCGGTACATTAAAAGTAGATTTGATTTCTTCAAAAATCTTTAGCCCTTCTTCCATACCCGGTCCGCGGTAAGACGTTACAGAAGAACGGTTGGCTTTATCAAAAGAGGCTTTAAATACGTATGGAATGCCCAGCCGTGTAGTCACTTCCACATAGTGCTCAGCAATTTGCATTGCCAGATCACGGGATTCGAGCACATTCATGCCACCAAATAATACAAACGGCTTGTCGTTAGCAACAGTAATATCGCCAACCTGAATTTCAGTACGGGACTGTGTCATTATTTACTTCCAAATTAAAAAAACAACGGTTGCTTTGATACTGCAACCCTGGCGATTAACCCTAACCAGGTTAATGCGCCGATAAAACCGATCCAGCGCAGAGGCTTGTTCCGCCCCCATTTAAGCGCAAACATCCCCATCAGAATATAGGCCACCAGCCCGACCACTTTGAAGGTCAGCCAGCCCTGTACAAACGGGTACTGGCCAATAAGAAAACATAGCCAAAGCGCACTGGCCAGAAGGCAGGTGTCGATGACATGAGGGAGAATTTTGAGCCACTTTCTGGTCAGTAACTCACTGTTAAACTGTGACAGCATAAATCTGAAAATAAACAAAAATACACTGAGAGCGATGGCCGTAAGGTGCAAATGCTTAGCCATTAAATACATAACAACCTCTTTATTATTGTGATATGTCGTCCGCCAGCCGGCGTTGAATTTCTTCGAAGCGGCCAATATTCGCCAGCATATAGCTGACCAGCTGCGGATCAAAATGTCTTCCGCTTTCCGCCTTCAACGTGCTGACGGTTTTTTCCAGCGACCAGGCTTCTTTGTACGGGCGCTTGTTCATCAGTGCATCAAACACATCGACGATAGCCGCGATCCGGCTTTCCAGCTGGATTTCCTCACCTTTCAGTCCTTCAGGATAGCCTTGTCCGTCCCACCGTTCATGATGTTCCTTAGCAAGCACAGAAGCCAGCTGAATGGTAGGACTGTCTGAGTCTTTTAAAATCTGATAGCCAAATTCCGCATGCTGACGGATAGCAAACCGCTCTTCTTCCGTCAGTACATCTGTTTTTGTCAGGATTTGTGACGAAATATGTGCATTTCCCACATCATGCAACGGAATAGCCAGCCGCAGCGTCATGATCTGTGCTTCGCCCAGCCCGGCATACCTGGCCAGCAACTCAGCCATTTCGACCATCCGGCGGATATGCTTGCTGGTTTCACTGTCACGTTCCATGGCTTTACCCAACCGCTCAATGATTTCCCGCTGGGTGGTTTCCACTTCCTGACTGATAAGCACATTTTCAAATGCCAGCTGCACATTTTCTGAGAACAACTGCAATAAATGCATATTTGTCTCGCTGAGCTTACGGGGGATGCCGGATAAATACAGTAATGACCCCTTGTAGTGCTTACTGAAGCAGTAAGCCACCACATAATCTTCGCCAAAGATAATGCTCTGCTCTTTTAACGCCCGCTGACACAGCAAATACGCTTCTGCCGGCAACGCATCAATCAACGATTTCCCTTCCTGGCCGGCATATTCGCCATTGCCGGCAAACACAAACAGTTCCTGCGGAAAAGACTGCGTTACAGGCCGCGGCACCGCCACGGCATTGGTGATATAGGCTGCGTCTTTGGAGAATCCGAGAATTGAGGAAAGTTGCTGAATGATACCCCGCATGAATTTTTCAAGGGATCGGGAAGTGAACAGGTCGGCGGAAGCATCAATAATTTTTTCAAGACCGGCGCGGCTTTCCTCAATCACGACGATATCGCGATACGATCGTAATGCCGCAATCATGACAGTAAACAGCTTCTGCGCGGTGAGTTCGGTTTTTGATTTGTAATCGTTAATATCATAATCAACAATCACATCCCGTTCCGGTGCCTGACCGGGTTGTCCGGTCCGCAGAATGATGCGGGTAAAATGATTATCCAATGTTTCTCTGATGTATTCTGCGACTTCAAGCCCGGCATTATCGGTTTCCATCACCACATCAAGCAGCACTACGGCCACATCATCATTTTCACGAAAGTAGGTTTTGGCTTCTTCGCCGCTGTAGGCGCTGACAAATTCCAGCCGTTTATCATCCAGCACAAAATCGCTCAACGCCAGTTTTGTCACCGCGTGTACTTCCGGCTCATCGTCAACAATGAGCACCTTCCAGACGCCAAGTTCCTCTGTTAATTCCTCGTCGTCATCGTCCGCAAACAGGAAATCATCAGTCATTTACAGCATTCCATTTTTATAAAAGGCCGGTTAAAGCATACTGTAAGAGGAATTATTCGCAAGCAGGTCTTTTCGCAATAGTTATCCGGTCAAGGCCGGCAAGATCAGCAAAGGTGTTTGCCATGGTGTAACCGCTGTCATTAAACAGCCCGCGGATTGCACCGCCCTGCTCACTGCCATGTTCAATAAGCAGCCATCCGCTGGGCTTAAGGCATACTGATGCCTGACTGATGATAAGCCGGATATCATCAAGCCCGTCCTCACCGGCAGTGAGTGCAGACAGGGGCTCGAAGCGGACATCACCTTGTTGCAGATAGTGACTGTCTGATTCCACATAAGGGGGATTGGTCACCAGCATATCAAACTGCTTATCTTTCAGGGCATCAAACCAGTGGCTGACAATAAAGGACGCGTTAGTGATGTGATTCAGTGCTGCATTTTGTTTAGCGAGGTCGACAGCCTCTTCAATGCGATCTGTACCTGTGACCTGAATGTCCGGTCTTTCGCTGGCCAGCGCCAGCGCCACAGCCCCTGTTCCGGTGCCTAAATCGCACACACAACATGGCCCGGAAGGAAGCAGTTCCAGCGCTTTTTCCACCAGCAGTTCGGTTTCCGGACGCGGAATAAGCGTGGCAGGATTCACATTGAGTGTCAGTGTCCAGAAATCGCGGTTACCGGTCAGGTGCGCCACCGGCCGGCCTGTTTTTCGTTCACTGATGAGCTGTTTGAAGCGGTTAAGCTCCTCGTCTTTAAGTACTTTATCACTCCAGGTGTACAACCAGGTTTGTGTCTGGCCCAATACATGGGCCAGCAGTACTTTTGCGTCGGTGGCCGGAGACTCTCCCCCTGCCAGCGCTTCTTTTGCCTGTTGAAGTGCACAGGCAATGGTGACTGACATTATTCGTCTGCCAGTGAAGCCAGCAGATCGGCCTGGTGTTCCTGACGGATAGGATCAGCCAGCGCAGCCAGATCCCCTTCAATGACCTCATCAAGACGGTACAGGGTCAGGTTGATGCGGTGATCAGTCACACGGCCCTGGGGGAAGTTGTAAGTACGGATACGTTCAGAACGGTCACCACTGCCCACCAGATTCCGGCGTGTGGTTGCCTCTTCTTTCGCCCGCTTTTCTTCTTCAAGTTGATTCAGACGTGCCTGCAGTACAGACATGGCCTTAGCGCGGTTTTTGTGCTGTGAACGCTCATCCTGACACTCAACCACAAGGCCGGTTGGAATGTGAGTCATCCGGATAGCAGAGTCTGTTTTGTTAACGTGCTGACCACCGGCACCGGATGCACGGAAGGTATCAACACGCAAATCAGCAGGATTAATTTCAATGGCTTCAGACTCAGGGATCTCAGGCAATACCGCGACGGTACAGGCTGACGTGTGAATACGTCCCTGGGATTCAGTTTCCGGCACACGCTGTACCCGGTGTCCGCCGGATTCAAATTTCATAATACCGTAAACGCCTTCACCGGAAAGGTTAGCAATGACTTCTTTAAAGCCACCGTGCTCACCTTCATTCTGACTGACCACCTCTACGCGCCAGCCCTTTGATTCAGCATAGCGGCTGTACATACGGAACAGGTCACCGGCAAAAATAGCCGCCTCATCACCGCCGGCACCGGCACGGATTTCCAAAAAGCAATTGTGGTCATCGTTGGGATCTTTAGGTAACAGAAGAATTTGCAGTTCGCTTTCAAGGCGTGCAATGTCTTCTTTTGCCTGCTTCATTTCTTCCTGCGCCATTTCGCGCATTTCGGCATCGTCTTCTTCCATCATTTCCAGTGCAGAAGCAAGATTTTCTTCAGCCTGCTGAAAAGCATTAAAGCCTTTTACAACATCTTCCAACTGACTGAACTCTTTTGACAACGCGCGGAATTTATCCTGATTGGAAATCGTACCGGGATCACCCAGCAATGCCTGAACCTCGTCAAACCTTTCCACCAGGTTCTCGAGCTTTCTGGTCACCGATTCTTTCATATTCTGTTTTACCCTTCTTTGTCCTGCCCGTTACCGGCAAGATCCATCGCCTGACCCAGCCATTGAGTCAGCGCGGCATCATTTTCGTGTGCAGCGTCCCGCAGTACACGGGTAGGCCCGTGCATCAACGCATTGGTGAGTTTATAGGCCAGTTCCTGTACAACGTCTTCCGCGTTGCGGCCTTCGGACAACTGATTCATCGCCCTGGCGACCAGCTCATCTCTGGATGCCATGCCTTTCTGACGATACTGACGCACCAAATCAATGGAATGCTGCGCCTGTTTCCAGCTTAAAAATACGGAGGCCTGATCATCGATGATTTTTTCAGCGTCCTGCGCGGCCATTTCACGGGAAGCTAGATTCTGCTCAACAATATGCTGCAAATCATCAACAGTATAAAGGTAGGCATCGCCGAGTTCATTAACCTGAGACTCAATGTCACGGGGAACCGCCAGATCAACAAGAAACATGGGCATGTTACGGCGCTGCTTTAAGGCCTTTTCCACCATCCCTTTACCAATCAATGGCAACTGGCTGGCTGTAGAACTGATGACAATATCAAAATCGTGAAGATGTTCAGGCAACTGAGACAGTGTGAGCACATCTGCACCCAGATTCGCCGCAAGGTTCTCAGCTCTGGCTACGGTACGGTTGGCAACGGCAAGACGCTGAACGCCCTGCTCTTTTAAATGCTGGGCAACCAGTTCAATGGTTTCGCCGGCACCTACCAGCAATACTGAGCGCTTTGGTAATGCGCTGAATATATGTTTGGCCAGTTGCACCGCAGCAAAGGCCACAGATACGGCATTAGCACCAATTTCTGTTTCAGAGCGTACTTTCTTAGCTACAGAGAATGTGTGTTGGAATAACCGCTCGAACTCCGCCCCCACAGTACCGGAATGCTTTGCGTCGCTGAATGCCTGTTTAATCTGTCCGAGAATTTGCGGCTCACCGAGGATCAACGAATCCAGCCCGCTTGCTACCCGCATAACATGCTTTACTGCATCTTCCTGCTGGTAAAGGTAACTGTTTTGCTCGATATCTTCCCGCTTCACATCATGAAAGGCAGATAACCAGTCGAGCAGCAATGCCGCCTCGCCGGCCCCTTTCACATAGACTTCAGTGCGGTTACAGGTAGACACGATGACAGATTCTTCAATACCGTCTATCTGCTTCAGCGAGGCGAGCGCAGACACCAGAGAATCCGGTGTAAAGGCGACTTTTTCGCGTAACGCAACAGGTGCAGTTTTGTGGTTTATTCCGAGGGCAGTAAGGGTCATCAATATTTATGCTGGCATCTTCGGAGCGGCATTGTACGAAAAACCCAAAATGATTGAAAGTACTCCTGAAACTGTGTTCCCATTAGATCCCTGAGTTTTGAAGCAATCATCCCGTTGCATTGCGTAGGATCATAATCGTTCATGATTTTCCGAATACTATTTACAGGTTTGTTTATCGCCCTGTTATCAGCCTGTACCACTCTGCCAGATGGCCCGGAGACCGCGGTAAACCTGCCTTCACAGCTTGAGAAGCTGAAGTCTGTCACCCGCTGGCAGATGAAAGGTAAGATGGCTATCCGCAATGAAAAGGAAGCTGTCAGCGCCCACGTAAACTGGAAAACCGATGAGCCCGATTTTAATTTCCGTTTAACCAATATGCTGGGTATTACCCTGGCGAATATCGATTTCAGTGACGGCATGGCTACACTGGAAGCTGACGATAAGCGCTGGCAGGACACCAGTCCGGCACGTCTTATTTACCAGACAACCGGCTGGGATATTCCCGCCGGCAAGCTGCTGAACTGGGTAAAGGGGCTGCCTTTACGGGGTGACGACTATAAGCTCAACGATAAACAGCTCCTGGCTTCCCTTTCTCCGGGCTGTGAAGCCTGCGGCAACTGGCAAGTCAGTTACAGCAACTATGGTGAGGAAGCAGGACTGTGGTTGCCGCATCAGTTAATGCTTACCCGCACAGACAATACAAAAATATGGATAAAAATCCGGATTGATGAGTGGACCATACAGTAATGCAACACAGTGAATGGTGGCCCAGCCCGGCCAAACTGAATTTATTCCTTCATATCCTCGGTAAATACGATAACGGTTACCATCAGCTTCAGACCTTGTTTCAGTTACTGGACCGTGGTGATGAACTGGCTTTTGATGTCACCAAAGACGGCATTATCACCCTTAATCCGTCGATTCCCGGTGTGAATGATGAAGATAATCTGATTGTAAAAGCAGCCAGACTGTTACAGACACACACGGGAACAGATAAGGGCGCAAACATCCGGTTGAAAAAGTCACTGCCCATGGGCGGTGGTATTGGCGGTGGCTCATCTAATGCTGCCACAGTTCTGGTTGCACTTAACTACTTGTGGCAGTGCGGTCTGAGTACAGCAGAACTGGCCGGGTTAGGTCTGCGTCTGGGCGCCGACGTACCTATCTTTGTTGAAGGCCGCACAGGTTTCGCCGGCGGTGTGGGCGAGCACATCAGTCCCGCTGATTTAGACGAACAATGGTATCTGGTTGTCAATCCGGGTATACACGTGGGTACCGCTGATATTTTCAGAGAACCGGCCCTGCCCCGCAATACACCGGCCATGGAGTGGCACAATTATACTTTCGCTGCAACGCATAATGATTGCCAGAGTATTGTCTGTAAAAAGCATCCGGAAGTTGCAATATTATTACAGTGGTTGCTACAATTCGCACCGTCGCGGATGACGGGCACAGGCGCGTGCGTATTTTCTGTATTTAGTGATGAAAATTCAGCCAGACAGGTTCTCGGGAAATTGCCCGCAGAATGGTCCGGTTTTGTTGCTAAAGGTGTGAATATGTCGCCATTACAACAAAAGCTAAAATACGTGAACGAAGCATCGGACATGAACTAAATTTTTGGGGTATAGCCAAGTTGGTAAGGCAGCGGGTTTTGATCCCGCCATTCGTTGGTTCGAGTCCAGCTACCCCAGCCACCTCCTTTATCAAACGCACCGAGGAAACACTTGTGCCAGATATGAAGCTCTTTGCAGGCAACGCCGTCCCCGAACTTGCCCATAAGGTTGCAGAACGCCTTTATACCAAACTTGGTAACGCCAGTGTTGGTCGCTTTAGCGACGGTGAGATCAGTGTAGAAATTCATGAAAACGTCCGTGGCTCGGACGTTTTTATTATCCAGTCTACCTGTGCACCAACCAACGACAACCTGATGGAATTGATTGTGATGATCGACGCCCTGCGTCGTGCATCAGCAGGACGTATTACTGCTGTTATCCCTTATTTTGGTTATGCGAGACAAGACCGTCGCGTCCGCTCAGCCAGGGTGCCAATCACAGCCCGTGTGGTCGCAGATTTTCTGTCTAACGTGGGTGTTGACCGCGTACTGACCATCGACCTGCACGCAGAGCAAATCCAGGGTTTCTTCGATGTACCGGTAGATAACGCTTTCGGTACACCTATCCTGCTTGCAGATATGGTTCAGCGTGATTTTGTCGACCCGATTGTTGTGTCTCCGGACATCGGCGGCGTAGTACGTGCCCGTGCAACGGCTAAACTGCTGAATGATGCAGAACTGGCAATTATCGATAAACGTCGTCCGAAAGCGAACGTTTCTCAGGTGATGAATATTATCGGTGATGTGAAAGATCGTGACTGCATCATTGTTGACGACATGATTGACACCGGCGGTACGCTGGCGAAAGCCGCGGAAGCCCTGAAAAATCATGGCGCTCGCAAAGTGTATGCTTACGCGACTCACGCTATCTTCTCAGGCAATGCGCCTAAGAACCTGAAAGAGTCGGTTATCGATGAAATCATTGTTACCGACAGTATCCCGCTGTCAAAAGATATGCAGGCAACCGGCAAAGTGAAGCAACTCACATTATCTGAAATGCTGGCTGAAACGATTCGCCGCATCAGCAACGAAGAGTCTATCTCAGCGATGTTCGAATACTGATAGCTGCCTGTGTGCAAATTATTAATAGCCGGTGCTGAGAAGCACCGGCTTTTTTGTATCAGCGGGGACGCAACATCTCAAACAGGTTTTCACTATCAATGGTGTAATAATCCCCTGCGCCACCCGCCCGCAATAGGGGTTCTGCCCTACCCGTTTTAAAAACACCGTCTTCAATCAGTGATGTTTTTATCTTCACGCCGGTCACTTCACCGAATACCATCCATGTATCACACAATTCACCATTACTGCCCTGCAATTGTACGATTTGTGTTTTGCGGCATTCCATCACCACGCCACTTTCCGCAACATGGGGCGGCTTTACAGTGCGGGACTCGCCTTTTGTCAGCCCTGCCAGTTCAAACTCATCCACACTGGCATCGACCTGTGCACAGGTCTGATTCATCTGCTGTGCCAGCGGCACACTCACCAGGTTATAGCAAAACTCTCCTGTCGCCTGAATATTTCTTACTGAGTCTTTAAAGCCGATGCTGGAAAAACCAATAATGGGCGGCGTGTAATTGAATGCATTAAAAAAGCTGTAAGGTGCCAGATTAGCGATACCCTTTTCGTCAACAGTGGAAATCCAGCCGATGGGTCTGGGTGCAATAATACTGTTGAAGGGATCATGTTTGAGGCCATGACCCGCTGAAGGCTCGTAAAAGTGAAAATCTGAAGACATAGACTCAATCCTCTGAGTTTTAATAAAATAAAAAGGCACAAACAATAAACCACACCCACCTGTTCATTGTCCGTTCATGTCAAAACCGGCACAATGACAACAATAGAAAAGGTCTGCTGACCATAACTACGGCGGAGATATTATGATCAGACTTGTTTATTTAGCAGCGTTAGTCGGCCTGTGCAGTGCCTGTGGCGATGAAGCTGCGCCGGACGACGTGTCAAAAACAGAAACCGTCACTCTCAATGTGGTTGAGAACGTTACGAAAAATGTGACTGATAATATTGTCAATAAGGCCACTGAAATGGAAAACAACATCACCTTGTCAGGAAAACTGGTCTATCAGCAGCATGAAGGCGGCTTTTTTGGTTTCATTACTGACACCGGTGAGCGTTACACCCTGCGCGGACTGGATAAATCTTACCGTCAGAATGGCATGAAACTGATTGTCGAAGGTCAGCCGCTGACCGGTATGATGACAACGACTCAGTTCGGAACCGTTTTTAAAGTAGAAAAAGTGGTCAGTGCCGATGCCACAACTGTCGCACCGCACCACAGTGAAATGTAATTGACGTTTGTATATCCTGCTTCGCGGTGGTAGAATTCGCCGCCCTTTTATTTCGGGGTACGGTTAATGAGCCTTGTTTATTGCCGTTATCGCGTGAGTTTTGGTCGCAAAAACTCACAAAAATAAACTAAATATATTGGAGACATATTAATGTCTGAAGCTATTTTTAACCTGGATGCAGTAGTACGTACTGACCTGGGGAAAGGTGCGAGCCGCCGCCTGCGTCATGCTGATAAAGTTCCTGCAATCCTGTACGGTGGCGAAGAAGCCCCTGTTGCACTGACTCTTGATCACAACAAACTGAACAACGCTGCTGATTTCGAAGCATTCTACTCTCACGTTCTGACTCTGAACATTGACGGTCAGAAAGTTGAAGCGTTAGTTAAAGACATGCAACGTCACCCGTACAAGCCTAAGATCACTCACGTTGACTTCCAACGCGTTATCGCTGGCGAAGAGCTGCACACCAGCGTACC encodes the following:
- the kdsA gene encoding 3-deoxy-8-phosphooctulonate synthase, which produces MTQSRTEIQVGDITVANDKPFVLFGGMNVLESRDLAMQIAEHYVEVTTRLGIPYVFKASFDKANRSSVTSYRGPGMEEGLKIFEEIKSTFNVPVITDVHEPHQAAPVAEVADVIQLPAFLARQTDLVVAMAETGAVINVKKPQFLAPHEMRHIIGKLGEAGNDKVILCERGSCFGYNNLVVDMLGMDAMKAYAPVIFDATHALQMPGGRATSADGRRAQAAQLARSGMALGLAGLFIEAHPNPDEAKCDGPCALPLSKLEPYLQQMKALDELVKGFAPLDTSAN
- a CDS encoding SirB2 family protein, giving the protein MYLMAKHLHLTAIALSVFLFIFRFMLSQFNSELLTRKWLKILPHVIDTCLLASALWLCFLIGQYPFVQGWLTFKVVGLVAYILMGMFALKWGRNKPLRWIGFIGALTWLGLIARVAVSKQPLFF
- a CDS encoding DUF3369 domain-containing protein, whose amino-acid sequence is MTDDFLFADDDDEELTEELGVWKVLIVDDEPEVHAVTKLALSDFVLDDKRLEFVSAYSGEEAKTYFRENDDVAVVLLDVVMETDNAGLEVAEYIRETLDNHFTRIILRTGQPGQAPERDVIVDYDINDYKSKTELTAQKLFTVMIAALRSYRDIVVIEESRAGLEKIIDASADLFTSRSLEKFMRGIIQQLSSILGFSKDAAYITNAVAVPRPVTQSFPQELFVFAGNGEYAGQEGKSLIDALPAEAYLLCQRALKEQSIIFGEDYVVAYCFSKHYKGSLLYLSGIPRKLSETNMHLLQLFSENVQLAFENVLISQEVETTQREIIERLGKAMERDSETSKHIRRMVEMAELLARYAGLGEAQIMTLRLAIPLHDVGNAHISSQILTKTDVLTEEERFAIRQHAEFGYQILKDSDSPTIQLASVLAKEHHERWDGQGYPEGLKGEEIQLESRIAAIVDVFDALMNKRPYKEAWSLEKTVSTLKAESGRHFDPQLVSYMLANIGRFEEIQRRLADDISQ
- the prmC gene encoding peptide chain release factor N(5)-glutamine methyltransferase, whose protein sequence is MSVTIACALQQAKEALAGGESPATDAKVLLAHVLGQTQTWLYTWSDKVLKDEELNRFKQLISERKTGRPVAHLTGNRDFWTLTLNVNPATLIPRPETELLVEKALELLPSGPCCVCDLGTGTGAVALALASERPDIQVTGTDRIEEAVDLAKQNAALNHITNASFIVSHWFDALKDKQFDMLVTNPPYVESDSHYLQQGDVRFEPLSALTAGEDGLDDIRLIISQASVCLKPSGWLLIEHGSEQGGAIRGLFNDSGYTMANTFADLAGLDRITIAKRPACE
- the prfA gene encoding peptide chain release factor 1, with the translated sequence MKESVTRKLENLVERFDEVQALLGDPGTISNQDKFRALSKEFSQLEDVVKGFNAFQQAEENLASALEMMEEDDAEMREMAQEEMKQAKEDIARLESELQILLLPKDPNDDHNCFLEIRAGAGGDEAAIFAGDLFRMYSRYAESKGWRVEVVSQNEGEHGGFKEVIANLSGEGVYGIMKFESGGHRVQRVPETESQGRIHTSACTVAVLPEIPESEAIEINPADLRVDTFRASGAGGQHVNKTDSAIRMTHIPTGLVVECQDERSQHKNRAKAMSVLQARLNQLEEEKRAKEEATTRRNLVGSGDRSERIRTYNFPQGRVTDHRINLTLYRLDEVIEGDLAALADPIRQEHQADLLASLADE
- the hemA gene encoding glutamyl-tRNA reductase, with amino-acid sequence MTLTALGINHKTAPVALREKVAFTPDSLVSALASLKQIDGIEESVIVSTCNRTEVYVKGAGEAALLLDWLSAFHDVKREDIEQNSYLYQQEDAVKHVMRVASGLDSLILGEPQILGQIKQAFSDAKHSGTVGAEFERLFQHTFSVAKKVRSETEIGANAVSVAFAAVQLAKHIFSALPKRSVLLVGAGETIELVAQHLKEQGVQRLAVANRTVARAENLAANLGADVLTLSQLPEHLHDFDIVISSTASQLPLIGKGMVEKALKQRRNMPMFLVDLAVPRDIESQVNELGDAYLYTVDDLQHIVEQNLASREMAAQDAEKIIDDQASVFLSWKQAQHSIDLVRQYRQKGMASRDELVARAMNQLSEGRNAEDVVQELAYKLTNALMHGPTRVLRDAAHENDAALTQWLGQAMDLAGNGQDKEG
- the lolB gene encoding lipoprotein insertase outer membrane protein LolB — encoded protein: MIFRILFTGLFIALLSACTTLPDGPETAVNLPSQLEKLKSVTRWQMKGKMAIRNEKEAVSAHVNWKTDEPDFNFRLTNMLGITLANIDFSDGMATLEADDKRWQDTSPARLIYQTTGWDIPAGKLLNWVKGLPLRGDDYKLNDKQLLASLSPGCEACGNWQVSYSNYGEEAGLWLPHQLMLTRTDNTKIWIKIRIDEWTIQ
- the ispE gene encoding 4-(cytidine 5'-diphospho)-2-C-methyl-D-erythritol kinase is translated as MDHTVMQHSEWWPSPAKLNLFLHILGKYDNGYHQLQTLFQLLDRGDELAFDVTKDGIITLNPSIPGVNDEDNLIVKAARLLQTHTGTDKGANIRLKKSLPMGGGIGGGSSNAATVLVALNYLWQCGLSTAELAGLGLRLGADVPIFVEGRTGFAGGVGEHISPADLDEQWYLVVNPGIHVGTADIFREPALPRNTPAMEWHNYTFAATHNDCQSIVCKKHPEVAILLQWLLQFAPSRMTGTGACVFSVFSDENSARQVLGKLPAEWSGFVAKGVNMSPLQQKLKYVNEASDMN
- a CDS encoding ribose-phosphate pyrophosphokinase, producing MPDMKLFAGNAVPELAHKVAERLYTKLGNASVGRFSDGEISVEIHENVRGSDVFIIQSTCAPTNDNLMELIVMIDALRRASAGRITAVIPYFGYARQDRRVRSARVPITARVVADFLSNVGVDRVLTIDLHAEQIQGFFDVPVDNAFGTPILLADMVQRDFVDPIVVSPDIGGVVRARATAKLLNDAELAIIDKRRPKANVSQVMNIIGDVKDRDCIIVDDMIDTGGTLAKAAEALKNHGARKVYAYATHAIFSGNAPKNLKESVIDEIIVTDSIPLSKDMQATGKVKQLTLSEMLAETIRRISNEESISAMFEY
- a CDS encoding flavin reductase family protein, yielding MSSDFHFYEPSAGHGLKHDPFNSIIAPRPIGWISTVDEKGIANLAPYSFFNAFNYTPPIIGFSSIGFKDSVRNIQATGEFCYNLVSVPLAQQMNQTCAQVDASVDEFELAGLTKGESRTVKPPHVAESGVVMECRKTQIVQLQGSNGELCDTWMVFGEVTGVKIKTSLIEDGVFKTGRAEPLLRAGGAGDYYTIDSENLFEMLRPR
- a CDS encoding 50S ribosomal protein L25/general stress protein Ctc, with the protein product MSEAIFNLDAVVRTDLGKGASRRLRHADKVPAILYGGEEAPVALTLDHNKLNNAADFEAFYSHVLTLNIDGQKVEALVKDMQRHPYKPKITHVDFQRVIAGEELHTSVPLHFINEEKSAAIKAGGIAEHHVNEIEITCLPKDLPEFIEVDMAAVEMDATVHLSDLTLPAGVSSVELAKGDDAHNLAVVTVKPAPKAPEAEEGEEDAAEE